One genomic region from Nitrososphaerales archaeon encodes:
- a CDS encoding CBS domain-containing protein, giving the protein MVSEMEIHELRVVDYMTADPITVKPENSFQDAVSVMANKGIGNLIVTDKDGPKGILTEREILQYVVLNRAIPDKPVKNVLLQSFTRVTPSTTVLVAARTMISNKARLLVFDNDRLVGIITASDLVRAFRKTGKNPSLEGVGTMRVFKLPYDDTVFGACKMMHEKRIGSVVVTRDESHYGIFTERDLLVKVLLKHVDLQEKLGDYCTSPLITTLFGIHAKDAATVMSDNKIKRLPLMKEGKLVAMVTARDLVEAFQKEQ; this is encoded by the coding sequence GATACATGAATTGAGAGTTGTAGATTACATGACAGCTGATCCTATAACTGTAAAACCAGAAAACTCTTTTCAAGATGCGGTATCTGTCATGGCCAACAAGGGAATAGGTAATCTGATCGTTACCGATAAAGACGGACCTAAAGGCATTCTTACGGAAAGAGAGATCCTACAGTATGTGGTATTAAACCGGGCAATACCAGACAAGCCTGTAAAGAATGTTTTGTTACAATCCTTTACACGTGTGACACCTAGCACCACCGTTCTAGTAGCTGCCAGAACGATGATCTCGAATAAGGCCAGATTGCTTGTGTTCGATAATGATCGACTAGTCGGAATAATTACAGCCTCTGACCTTGTAAGAGCGTTCAGGAAAACAGGCAAGAACCCCTCACTTGAAGGCGTGGGAACTATGAGGGTATTCAAGTTACCATACGATGACACAGTGTTTGGGGCATGTAAAATGATGCACGAAAAGAGGATTGGTAGTGTTGTTGTGACTAGGGATGAATCACATTATGGTATATTCACTGAAAGGGATCTATTGGTTAAAGTTCTATTGAAACATGTCGACCTGCAGGAAAAACTTGGGGATTACTGCACCTCGCCGCTGATAACTACGCTTTTTGGCATACACGCAAAAGATGCTGCAACTGTGATGTCTGATAATAAGATAAAGAGATTACCGCTTATGAAGGAAGGTAAACTTGTTGCAATGGTAACAGCAAGGGATTTGGTTGAGGCGTTCCAGAAAGAACAATAG